The Nocardioides panzhihuensis genome has a segment encoding these proteins:
- a CDS encoding thiolase family protein, whose protein sequence is MHSAVIVDIVRTASGKGKPGGALSGLHPVGLLATLLTSLADRNDLDPAVVDDVIAGCVTQAGDQALNIARNAVLAAGFPIEVPGTSIDRQCGSSQQAAHFAAQGVIAGAYDVVIASGVESMSRAPMFSSARGGHPTAPLGDRFPSLPTQGIGAERIAAQWKLDREALDAFSAESHRRAATAATGGDFSHEIVPITLPDGSVHTEDETIRATTSTQGLAGLQPSFYDDELASRYPEVGWRITPGNSSPLTDGASAALIMSEQKASQLGLTPRARFHSFAVVGSDPEIMLTGPLPATHKILRKAGLTIDDIDAYEVNEAFAPVPLAWAAEFGADPTKLNPRGGAIALGHPLGGSGTRLMATMVNYLEATGGRYGLQTMCEGGGMANATIIERLG, encoded by the coding sequence ATGCACTCAGCCGTCATCGTCGACATCGTCCGGACCGCCTCCGGAAAGGGAAAACCAGGCGGTGCCCTGTCCGGGCTCCACCCCGTCGGCCTACTCGCGACCCTGCTCACCTCGCTCGCCGACCGCAACGACCTCGATCCGGCCGTGGTCGACGACGTCATCGCCGGCTGCGTCACTCAGGCAGGCGACCAGGCTCTCAACATCGCCCGCAACGCCGTCCTGGCCGCAGGCTTCCCGATCGAGGTGCCCGGCACCAGCATCGACCGGCAGTGCGGTTCCTCGCAGCAGGCCGCACATTTCGCCGCCCAAGGCGTGATCGCGGGCGCGTACGACGTCGTGATCGCAAGCGGCGTCGAGTCGATGAGTCGCGCGCCGATGTTCTCCTCAGCTCGAGGCGGCCACCCGACGGCACCCCTCGGCGACCGATTCCCGTCCCTGCCCACACAAGGCATCGGCGCGGAACGGATCGCCGCCCAGTGGAAGCTAGACCGCGAGGCTCTCGACGCATTCTCCGCCGAGTCGCACCGCCGCGCCGCGACGGCGGCCACCGGCGGAGACTTCAGCCACGAGATCGTCCCCATCACGCTCCCCGACGGGAGCGTCCACACCGAGGACGAGACCATACGGGCCACGACGTCCACCCAGGGGCTGGCCGGCCTACAGCCATCGTTCTACGACGACGAATTGGCCAGTCGGTACCCAGAGGTCGGATGGCGCATCACTCCCGGAAACTCCTCCCCGCTGACCGACGGCGCAAGCGCAGCGCTGATCATGAGCGAACAGAAGGCCAGCCAGCTCGGGTTGACCCCGCGCGCCCGGTTCCACAGCTTCGCTGTCGTGGGATCAGATCCGGAGATCATGCTGACCGGCCCGCTCCCGGCGACGCACAAGATCCTCAGAAAGGCCGGACTCACCATCGACGACATCGACGCCTACGAAGTCAACGAGGCGTTCGCACCGGTGCCGCTCGCCTGGGCGGCAGAGTTCGGTGCCGACCCCACCAAGCTCAACCCCCGCGGGGGCGCAATCGCGCTCGGCCACCCCCTCGGCGGCTCCGGGACCCGGCTGATGGCGACCATGGTCAACTACCTCGAGGCCACCGGCGGGCGGTACGGCCTTCAGACCATGTGCGAAGGCGGCGGCATGGCCAACGCCACCATCATCGAACGCCTCGGCTGA
- a CDS encoding 5-oxoprolinase/urea amidolyase family protein, giving the protein MISVLAPGPHTTIQDSGRPGYYAMGLPPSGALDQYAHACANVLVGNAESAATLEATAAGPTLGFDQDVLVAVTGADVDVTIDGRPVETWAAHLIRASQQLTVGLARAGARAYLAVRGGIDCPLFLGSRSTYTAAAVGGLSGRPLVAGDTLRVGHEIAAPARPGARIDSRLRGRTGGEVTVRVVPGLCNYRFAAESMERFFGGTYTMTARADRIGCRLDGPSLTYVERDQPFGAGDDPSNVVDLGYPVGSIQVPSGVEPICLLRDAVTGGGYATLGTVISADLDLLAQARAPDTVRFEPVSIDDALAARAASRSRLREVRTNLNLLSLF; this is encoded by the coding sequence GTGATCTCGGTTCTGGCCCCGGGGCCGCACACGACGATTCAGGACAGCGGTCGACCCGGCTACTACGCCATGGGACTTCCACCGTCGGGCGCGCTGGACCAGTACGCGCACGCGTGCGCCAACGTCCTGGTCGGCAACGCCGAATCGGCCGCGACCCTCGAGGCGACCGCGGCCGGACCCACCCTCGGGTTCGATCAGGACGTCCTCGTCGCGGTGACCGGCGCCGACGTCGACGTCACCATCGATGGTCGGCCGGTGGAGACTTGGGCGGCCCACCTGATCCGGGCGAGTCAGCAGCTGACGGTCGGTCTGGCCAGGGCTGGCGCCAGGGCCTACCTCGCCGTGCGCGGCGGCATCGACTGCCCTCTGTTCCTCGGCAGCCGCTCGACCTACACCGCGGCCGCCGTCGGTGGCCTCTCGGGCAGGCCCCTCGTCGCCGGAGACACGCTGCGGGTCGGCCACGAGATCGCCGCCCCGGCGCGACCCGGCGCACGCATCGACTCCCGGCTCCGTGGTCGTACCGGGGGCGAGGTGACGGTCCGGGTCGTCCCAGGGCTGTGCAACTACCGGTTCGCAGCCGAGTCGATGGAGCGGTTCTTCGGCGGCACCTACACGATGACGGCACGCGCCGACCGGATCGGTTGCCGCCTCGACGGCCCGAGCCTGACCTACGTGGAGCGCGACCAGCCGTTTGGCGCAGGCGACGACCCGAGCAACGTCGTCGACCTGGGCTACCCCGTCGGGTCGATACAGGTCCCCAGCGGGGTGGAGCCGATCTGCCTGCTCCGGGACGCTGTCACCGGCGGTGGCTACGCGACCCTCGGCACGGTGATCAGCGCCGACCTCGACCTGCTCGCGCAAGCGCGAGCTCCTGACACCGTGCGATTCGAGCCGGTGTCGATCGACGATGCCCTGGCCGCCAGAGCTGCGTCCCGGTCCCGACTGCGCGAGGTGCGCACCAACCTCAACCTCCTCAGTCTGTTCTGA
- a CDS encoding SDR family NAD(P)-dependent oxidoreductase, whose amino-acid sequence MQIDNVAAIVTGAASGLGNATAAALAAKGARVFGLDLDIATAPEIDGVAYIKADVTSESQVRAAVAHAAEQRPLRVVINCAGIGTPARILGKAGVHDLALYAKIVQVNLIGTFTVLAIAAEAMASTKPLDHAQRGVIVNTASVAAFEGQIGQAAYSSAKGGVVGLTLPAARDLAQHGIRVNTIAPGIVETPMLASLSEKVRESLAADVPFPKRLGRPSDYADLVAFIIDHDYLNGEIIRMDGALRLAPR is encoded by the coding sequence ATGCAGATCGACAACGTCGCCGCCATCGTCACCGGCGCGGCATCCGGGCTCGGTAACGCGACGGCCGCGGCGCTCGCGGCCAAGGGGGCCCGCGTCTTCGGGCTCGACCTCGACATCGCCACCGCTCCCGAGATCGACGGCGTCGCCTACATCAAGGCTGACGTCACCAGCGAGTCCCAAGTACGTGCTGCAGTCGCGCATGCCGCCGAGCAGCGGCCGCTGCGAGTGGTCATCAACTGCGCCGGCATCGGCACACCTGCCCGCATCCTGGGCAAGGCAGGCGTCCACGACCTGGCCCTCTACGCCAAGATCGTCCAAGTCAACCTGATCGGGACCTTCACCGTGCTCGCGATCGCCGCCGAGGCGATGGCGAGCACCAAACCGCTCGACCACGCCCAACGCGGTGTCATCGTCAACACTGCATCGGTCGCGGCCTTCGAAGGGCAGATCGGACAGGCGGCCTACTCGTCCGCTAAAGGCGGGGTGGTCGGCCTCACCCTCCCTGCCGCCCGCGATCTCGCCCAGCACGGCATACGCGTGAACACCATTGCCCCAGGAATCGTGGAGACTCCCATGCTCGCCTCCCTCAGCGAGAAGGTCCGAGAGAGCCTAGCCGCGGATGTGCCATTCCCCAAGCGCCTCGGACGACCGTCCGACTATGCCGACCTCGTCGCGTTCATCATCGATCACGACTACCTCAACGGCGAGATCATCCGCATGGACGGAGCCTTGCGCCTAGCCCCTCGTTGA
- a CDS encoding AMP-binding protein produces the protein MNFAEVLDVAADRAPAAEAIRLGGQILGYGELRHRARVVAGLIQSVRIQSGEKVAVLMHNAFEYAEIAFGVIGGGSVLLPVNPRLAAAEISYILDNADVRAIFIGPEFVDTMLGIRRELEKIDHVFVAAEELPLAAAESGWQLYESAIAAAGAVDDWADTDGQDDCMLVYTSGTTGSPKGAVRSHASAIWGASNFSTVWGQIDPERDRFLYCIPMASIGFLNVFASSVFNGLAVELMYKFSPEKALEVIETNRVTHAYLVPAMWRMIMRSPELGSRDLASLRVGIWGGEPLDDALREAILSRFGPVLLGVFGTTEGALLSSRLGDDQRLPKTSGRAAGYNRFRIVDEAGNEVPRGTVGELINKGPTTLSRYYKNPEATADVLRNGWYYTGDLAWMNEDGFVFVVDRKREMLIAGGQNVYPAELERVLCSHRAVAAAAVVGVPDPDWGEAAMAFVVPLDGAPPVDELTAHMRAHLAGYKVPRHWRFVDELPTNSMGKVRKQALREMAAGAEGVGAV, from the coding sequence GTGAATTTCGCTGAAGTACTCGATGTGGCCGCCGACCGCGCGCCGGCGGCTGAGGCGATCCGACTCGGTGGGCAGATCCTGGGGTACGGCGAACTGAGGCATCGTGCCCGAGTGGTGGCCGGGCTGATCCAGTCGGTTCGGATCCAAAGTGGTGAGAAGGTGGCGGTTCTCATGCACAACGCCTTCGAGTACGCGGAGATCGCGTTCGGTGTTATCGGTGGCGGGAGCGTGCTGCTACCTGTGAATCCCCGCCTTGCGGCGGCCGAGATCAGCTACATCCTCGACAATGCCGACGTCCGTGCCATCTTCATCGGCCCCGAGTTCGTTGACACAATGCTCGGCATTCGCCGCGAGCTGGAGAAGATCGACCATGTCTTCGTCGCCGCCGAGGAGCTGCCGCTGGCTGCGGCAGAATCAGGCTGGCAACTCTACGAGTCTGCGATCGCTGCCGCTGGGGCAGTGGACGACTGGGCCGACACCGACGGCCAGGACGACTGCATGCTCGTGTACACGTCAGGAACGACAGGCAGCCCCAAGGGTGCCGTCCGTTCCCATGCCAGCGCAATCTGGGGTGCGTCAAACTTCTCGACAGTCTGGGGGCAGATCGATCCGGAGCGAGACCGGTTCCTCTACTGCATCCCCATGGCCAGCATCGGGTTCCTCAACGTGTTCGCGTCAAGTGTGTTCAACGGGCTTGCGGTCGAGCTGATGTACAAGTTCTCGCCCGAGAAGGCACTGGAGGTCATTGAGACGAACCGAGTCACTCACGCCTATCTCGTTCCGGCCATGTGGCGGATGATCATGCGTTCGCCAGAGCTGGGTTCCCGCGACTTGGCCAGCCTTAGGGTGGGGATATGGGGTGGTGAGCCCTTAGATGACGCGTTGCGTGAGGCAATCTTGTCTAGGTTCGGTCCCGTGCTGCTTGGTGTGTTTGGCACGACGGAGGGTGCGTTGCTGTCTTCACGGTTAGGGGACGACCAGCGTCTGCCGAAGACGTCGGGGCGTGCTGCTGGGTACAACCGGTTTCGGATCGTCGATGAAGCCGGCAACGAAGTACCGCGAGGAACAGTAGGTGAGCTCATCAACAAAGGTCCGACCACGCTCAGCCGCTATTACAAGAATCCCGAAGCTACCGCGGATGTGCTGAGGAATGGCTGGTACTACACCGGTGATCTCGCTTGGATGAACGAGGACGGGTTCGTCTTTGTCGTCGACCGCAAGCGAGAGATGCTGATCGCTGGCGGGCAGAACGTTTACCCCGCGGAGCTCGAGCGGGTCCTCTGCTCCCACAGAGCCGTTGCGGCGGCAGCTGTGGTAGGCGTGCCCGATCCTGACTGGGGAGAGGCGGCCATGGCCTTCGTGGTGCCCCTCGATGGCGCGCCGCCGGTCGATGAATTGACTGCGCATATGCGCGCCCATCTCGCTGGTTACAAGGTGCCGCGGCACTGGCGCTTCGTTGATGAGTTGCCTACGAACTCGATGGGCAAGGTCCGCAAACAAGCCCTCCGCGAGATGGCCGCCGGGGCCGAAGGGGTGGGGGCCGTCTGA